Within Caloenas nicobarica isolate bCalNic1 chromosome 20, bCalNic1.hap1, whole genome shotgun sequence, the genomic segment CAATCCCGTTGCCATCTCGAGGATAGGAAGGTGGCTCTAGAAATTGCAACAAGCTATTTTTAAGATGCAGCTCGTGACAAGTGGCAGTCTGGGCTGTGCATCGGCCATCACTGGAGGAACACTGGGGTGTTCTGCTGCAGGCAATGGGGACACGGAGGCTTGCAACAAGATCAGGAGGATTTGGCCAGGATGGAGGTTGTAGTCCTGGGAAAGTTTGCCAAGAATATTTGCATTggcacttttcttcctttgctttaaGGTTTTTATAGAAGGgagaaggataaaaaaaaaaaaaaacattaacaaGCTGGAAGTTTTCCAACTCTTGTGATGCAAAaccctaaattaaaaaaaaaaaagagtcagatGCTTCTCATCAAATCTTCATTCTTTTGGATCAAGGAAAAGTGATTAGAAAGTTATTTCCAGCTCTAGTAGTAAGGTCAAGGGAGTTACTTGTTTCCAAAGAGCTTTGCCCTCCCTGGCATCACGGGAGGATGCTGGTGTGAGCAGGCGGAGGTGCACCCCGATAAGCatcaccccagccctgcagagcagcagcagacccCCAGCAAAACCAGAGCCCCCCCACATACAGCTGTGTGGACTAAGGACTATATGGAGCTACACCAATTTCTGCATCTACTTATTTTATATAACCCCTGATCGATACGAGCAAATAAATTAGCCCATGACGGTGCAGGAAAGCTGCTCCTCGGGGATAAGCTCACCGTGtaacccagcacagccccagcgcAGGCTCTCCTGCCCGGCGCGGGCTCTGTTGGCAAGGATGCTCGTGTGCGTCAGCGCCCGTCCCCAGGCAAGCGCCCGGCTCAGAGGTGCCAGCACTCTGGGTGTAAATAAGAGGCAGGGGTAAATAAGAGCTCATTTAGCAAGGCTGGAAACTTTTGCTGCTGTAAGAGAGGGACTCCGCATGCCAGGAGGGGACCTTTGCTGGATTTGCACCAGCCAAGTGCTGGAAATACCCCAATTCTGACTATTTTTTATCACTCTATGGTAAAACATGACGTGACCGCAAGGAAATATCTTACCTTCAGTCATGAATCTCGGAGTAAGATCCCCAGGGAAGGCGGCAGAGCAGGGTGAAGTGGTTTCTAGCTGGTCTAGCCCAAGGTGGCTCCATCCCTGATATCTGTCCCCACGATGGTCACCCTGAAGAGGTTTTCTGCCTTGAGCTGTGgtgctgggagaggaggtgggagagggggtttggaggggaaggacAGCATGGGGagcccctcctggggaaggcacaTGGGGGTGGGAAGCTGTTAGCAGCCAGGATGGCTTGCTGGAAGAGACAGTGCTCTGCCTGGTCcccaaaaatttaaaaaaaaaaaaaaaatcccctccaTGGTTTGAATCGCTTCCACATCCTCATGATTTATACCAGGAAAACCCTGGGGAGGGCAGCAAGGTGACTGGTGCAAGCCCGTCCGTACCAGTCTGTGGTGGTGCAAAGTGGTGACGGATGAAGCCATGAGCACGATACTCATGGAAAAGCATCTCCTTGGCTGTGTAGACCCAAGCTGAGGGGGTTCAGGAGCCACCTAAATGCCACAGACAACGACAGAGGCCAAGGAGATAGGCAGTGCCGAGCCCATTCGTGGTGCAACAGGCAGGCTACCCAGTGCGCCAGCTGTTCAAGAGAGGTGATTTTGCTGGCACAGCCATATTTAATGCTACAAGCAGAGCATTTCCACAAGCCGGGTTTAGAAAAATGCTGCTCAGAGGAGTGCTCTCGCCTCAAGAGTGCTGCTTTCCTCGCTGGCACAGAGGGTTTAGCCCATGGTCAGCATCTAAACCATCCATACGGTTTGCTGCCAGGCTCTGGCTCTCACCATGTCTTCCTGGTCACAGCAGCTTGTCCCGAGTCACCCTGCACAGCCCGGGACCCATAGGCAGCAGGGAACCAGGAGGGTTTAATCCTGAGCACCACGTGCTCCTTTGGTCCCCAGGCCACCTCGATTTTAATTGCATCCTCAGATATTGCTGGGGAGGAGAGCAAGGTGCTTGTGGGCTTCGGACAGCCACAGCATCCTGGCTGCCTGCTTCCCTGTGGCCCAGCTTTGGTTGCAGGCAGGGAGAATTTTGGAGCAGCCAAAGTGCTGCTCAGCCATCACCCACACGTGGCAGCTCTGTGAGCAGCCAGCATCAGATCCTGCCACATTTTGGGTGGGGACAGATGCCCCCTCCAACCCTCATGGTGCAGAGCGAGGAAACCAGCCTGACCCTGCTGGTCCCaaaccccctgcccaccccggCATGGGGGGGCTATTCACTTGGGCCAGGATTTGGCCACGTCGTGGCCATGGGGGACTCCATGTGCCAGGAGCAGGAGGCAACAACCAAGGCGTTATGTGGCTGCCTGGGAGAAACCAAGGTAACATGTGGAAAAAACAGTGCGGGGGGAACAGAAAaaccctgcctgctgctcctgcctgccctgccgcCCCGGCACCCAAAATCTGGTGATGCGAAAATCTCAGCTTTTGTTGAAAATTAACAGGGCCCCAGCCCCGAGGGCTGAGCGAGAAGCTGAGAAGGCGTAATCAAAGTGCACCCTTaagggtttaaaaaaagaagagagggagaaaaaaaaattaaataataataataagtgTTAAAGCGTGATGATTCATCTAGCAAAGCCCTGTTTAGGAGAACGCAGGGCTGGTGTGTGCTCAGCAGGGACGAGCAATTGGGTTCACCGGCCACCTTTCCAGAATAAAAATCACCTCTCCTGGAAGCACAGCAGTGATGGGGTCCCTATTTTTAGGCAAACAGCTCTTGCTGCCCAGCAGGACACCTCGCCCCAGCTCTGCCGGACCTTGCAGCTCCCCATCTTCCACCTTCACTTGCCAATTCAGGCCCTGGGGCTGCTTCTCCCAGCAAAGCTCAATCTTTACTCCTGCAGATATTGCCACACTGGGTTATGAGAAGAGTCTTGGCTTGAGATAAATGCCAATTGCATTCAAAACACCGCTGCAACCAGCCCAGCCAGCCTTGGGGTGgatctccatccatccatccatccactgGCAGGATGCAAAGGGAAGTCTAACATCAACCACACACAGCTCAATCCATACCTAGAGAAGCTAATTTTTTCCAGGTCCCTGTGCTTATTATTTTTAGGGCCCCTAGAACAAACTGCACGTGATCATGACGGACATCCCCAAAGTGCAGGACGCAGAGGCTGCTCACCATCCCCACCGCACAGGCACCTCGTAGCAGCAAGCTTGGCTCACCAGGCTGATGCACGGCAgagaaaaacatgaagaaaaagcaagaaatttcTCAAACAGGCACTAGCCAGTTTTCATTTAActtcagcagcaggcagcacccCTAACCCCATAAACTCTTACACCCTGTGGCACAACTGGCACAAGTGATACATGGCTCTCCCCAAAGCACAGCTTTCCCTTCCTCAGCAGcctccccaaaacaaaccccacttTCTCTTGGCTCATGGTTCTACCTGGTTTATATTCATGTCAAATTGGCCCCACCTGGCACCCCTGCACTgcaaacatagaatcatagaatcattttggttggaagagactctcaagatcatccagtccaactgttaacccaacactggcactaacccatgtccctaagaacctcatctctgcatctgtccagcccctccagggatggtgactccagcactgccctgggcagcctgttccaatgccccacagccctttggggaagaaattgttccccagatccaaccccaacctcccctggcgcaacttgaggccgtttcctctggtcctggcgcttgttcctggggagcagagcccgaccccccctggctccaagctcccttcaggcaggtcagagatcagaaggtctcccctcagctcctgttctccagctgaacccccagctccctcagccgctcccatcacacttgtgctccagcccctcaccagctccgttcccttctctcaactcgctccagcacctcaagggctttcttggcatgagggacccagaactgcccccaggattcgcggtttggcctccccagtgcccagcacaggacggtcactgccctgggcctgctggccacaccagtgctggtaccagccaggatgctggtggcctcttggccacctgggcacacgctggctcatgtccagccgctgtcaccaacagcCCCAGGGCCTTTTCCGTGGGGCAGCTtttcagccactcttccccaaggcTGTAGTGCTGTCTGGGGTTGTTGggacccaagcgcaggacccagcacttgctcttgttgaaccTCACACAATTGTCCTCACGGTCTCCCCGCCTGGCTTGTTGCCGTtgcagggcagggctgtcccGGAGGGTCACTGCGGGGTGAGAGAATGAAGAAGCCGGCCGGGCGGCAGCAGGATGGGGCGGCAGGACCTCCCGCGCACTGACGGGCCCTCGCCGATGCTCCTGTGGCCGCTGGCCCTCCTGGCCCTGAGCACGTGCTGCCGCTGGGGGCTGGCCAGCGGGGCGGGCGGCACGGTGGCCCAGCAGCATGCCGCCCCCGccaccccttcctcctcctcctcgtcctcctcttcctccgGCCGGGCACCCCTCGACTGGCTCCTCACTGACCGGGGACCCTTCTACCGAGCCCAGGAGTACGTGGATTTTGTGGAGCGCTACCGGCAGGGTTTTACCACCAGGTACAGGATCTACAGGTGAGACACCGTGGGTGTCATGTGGTGTAGGGGGCTATGGGGCCACGGCGGAGTGGAGATGGACCCGCTTTAATCACCCTGTGCGGGGGAGGAGGCTGCCGATCGGGAGAGGTGGGTGTCTGCGAGATGCTGCTTTCCTGGGGAATGTAACAGCAGCCCCCCAAGATGCCCATGGCATGGCTGGGATGGGCTCCGGGCAGGGTTTGCCCCAAGCCAGGAGTGATTTGGCTGCACAGGTTGAGATGGGATCAGCCCGTACAGTGGGAGGCACAGAGGGATGCTCCTTTGTCCTTCTGCCATGCCCAAAGACACCTCTGTGCTGAATTCCTGACCCTGCCTGGACTGACAGCTGTCAGGGGCCGGGATGCTGCGGGGACTCACGAAAAGCCACCTGACCGACCCCCTGGCATGTCCCCAGTGCCGTCACCCCACAGACGACGGCAGCAGGATGCTACATGCATGGGGGCCAATGCTGGAGGGGGTTTCTTGCTGGTGGAGAAccaagctcagcagcagcaggggccaACAACCCCAGCAAAGGGCCACCCCGTGGCAGCCAGCGTGGGAAACCCACTCCATCGCCTCCCAGCACTAATTGAGGCTGTTGCCTCCTGCTAATGAgcacttttcccttcctctcctcgCTGATGCGAAGCCCCGGGGGGTTCCAGCAGCGAGCAAAGCCCAGTACCCCCAGAGAACTCCTCTTCCCCCTTGCCCCTTTCCTACGCACTgatgctgctgtgctgagggacCCATGTTCTCCGAGGATGCTGCCGCTGATggtggtgggatgggaaggagcaACCGAAGGTACAGCAGCTGGCTTGTGCCTCTTCCAAGGCAGAGAACCTGCCAGCAGCCTTTGGGGCTCACTTTGCTTGTGGGATGGGAATGAGGGTGCAGGGCTCCTGGACCCCTAGCCCCACGTAGCCTCCCCTCCCTCaccctcagctctgctcctggccCCAACATCCCACCTTTTGGCCCCAAAAATCATAATGGGAGGCCACCCAGCACCCACCAAGCCCCTCAACTGCTTTGCACCCATctgcctctccctcctcttcctgtCCCTCCTTTCCCAACCAGCCCTTACTAAACTGCCTGAAAGCTGCTGTCTGGTTTTAATTAGAGCAAAATGACGAAGATGAGGCTGAACTCAGCCGCTGGTTGTGTACGGGGGGACCCACCACCACCCCTACCACATCCCAACACCTCCCGCTTCCCACAAAAAACTGCCAATACTTAAAATCATGAAACCCCCAGATGTCAGATTTTCACCAAGATCTGTAGGGACGCGGTGTTGGGGATGGAGGATGGATTAGGCACACCCAGCCCAGGAGGCTGCAAAAGGCTCTggctcttccctgggcagccatTAATGCCCGACGGAGATGCTTGATTAATTCACGTCAGGCATCTCCACTGCTTGTAGCTCATAATCACCATCGATGGTGTAGGCTGGATCTATAGCTGGTGACGGCGCGCATTTGGTCCTTCATCTCTGCTGTGGCAATGGGGAGGTCGGGATGGTCCCAGTGGAAGTTTTGCCACCATCCCCTGCCCCAAGGTGGAAAGTGGGGACAGCGGAGGGGACAGTGTGCACGTGGCACGGCGGGACTGGCTTTGAACCCTCTCCCCACCACCGCTCTCCTCCCGCAGAGAGTTCGCTCGCTGGAAGGTGAATAATTTGGCCTTGGAGAGGAAAGACTTCTTCAGCCTGCCCCTTCCCCTGGCCCCCGAATTCATCCGCAACATCCGTCTGCTGGGACGCCGGCCCAGCCCCCAGCAAATCACCGACAGCCTCATCAAAAAATATGGGACCCACTTCTTGCTGGCCGCCACGCTGGGAGGTGAGTGATGAggttaagaaaataaacaccacGGGAGAAGCACAGCCAAAAAGGGGAATCGGggagcccagcagccccccaAAAGCATCACGTGTCCCCCCTCCGCAGGAGAGGAGTCCCTGACCATTTTTGTGGACAAGCGCAAGCTGAGCCGGAGGGCAGAGCCCGCTGGGGGAGCCGGGAACAGCTCGGGGGTCTCGCTGGAGACCCTGCACCAGCTGGCAGCCTCCTACTTCATTGACCGGGAGAGCACCCTGCGCCGGCTCCACCACATCCAGATCGCCACGGCTGCCATCAAGGTAGGTGAGGGGGCGAGGGAGAGGGCAGAgccagggggacagggacccctGGCCTCACCAGCGACCCCCCCGAAGCCGGCTGAGACCCTAAACCAGCATCATAGCCTGGGGAGGCGGGGCGGAGGGGGACAGCAGGCAAAGTCAGCGCATCCGCGTTATTTCTGGGAAATTGGGCACGCTAATGAAGGCACATTTTTCAgcgggctgcaggcagggctgccgCCTGTCAGCAAGCCAATTAGCAGGCAATTAGTTCTCCTCTCCAAGCATCCTCTTGCTACGGGCAGTGGGGCACGGCGAGCCTGGCCAGGAGTTATCTGCAGCAGTTTTAGGGAGGCGGCACCTGCCCTgggtcccctccatgtccctgACCACCCGCGGGTCTCTCCCCAGGTGACCGAAACGCGGACAGGGCCACTCGGTTGCAGCAACTATGACAACCTGGACTCGGTGAGCTCCGTCCTGGTGCAGAGCCCCGAGAACAAAGTGCAGCTCCAAGGTAGGACCAGGCTGGTGGGGACGTGGTGATGGCCGAGTGCCACCACGGGATGCTGGGGGGGCCGCAGGGGAGGATGCTGGCTCCAGatgctgcttttaatttaagggcaggggaggaaggggggatgAAAATAATCAAAGCTGGGCAGGATGAGGTTGTTGCTCGGCTGCCAAGAGGAGCCAAGATCGATGTGGAGCCCAGACAAGCGGCTCCAGAGCAAATTGATATGAAAATCACGCAAGGGTGGGAGCCCAGGGAGGGGGAAGGCTCACTCCTTCCTCACCCGGGTGATGTTTTTGAGGGGCTCCACATGTGCCCTGATGTTCTCGGGGCTGCCTCCCACTCGCAGGGCTGCAGACGGTGCTCCCCTTCTACCTGCGGGAGAGGTTCGTGGCGGCCGCCCTCAGCTACATCGCCTGCGGCTCGGCCGGGGAGCTGGTGTGCCGCCGCAGCGACTGCCGCTGCCGCTGCCAGCCCGCCTTCCCCCGCTGCAACTGCCCCGAGCCCGACGTCCAGGCGCTGGAGAACAGCTTGGCCCAGCTCTGGAGAGCCTGGGAGAGCCACCACAATCAGTTTGAGGAGTCAGGTGAGACCCCACACCAAGCATCTCCTTCCCTGTGAGCGCTCCTttgggagcagccctggctgggtgGTGGGGCTCACCACGAAGACCTGAGAGCCTGGGTGGAAGGAGGTTGGGTCCAGCCCTACCTTCACCACTTGCTCTCCTGGGTCTGCTGACCCCATCTCTCCCCCTGCAGAGGAGTTTCAGGCCCTGGTGAAGAGGCTCCCCGGGGACCGTTTCCTGAACAGGACGGCCATCTCCCACTTCTGGGCCATGGACCTGGACATCCAGCATCGCTACCAGCAGCTGGGCACCAGCCTGAAGCTGCTCTCCAGGAAAACCCACCGACTCATCCGGCGGCTCTTCAACCTCAGCAAACGCTGCCACCGGCAACCTCGCTTCAAACTGCCGAAGGAGAGGTACGTGCCACGGCATCCCCGACCCACGCCGGGGACGCTGCTCAGAGCCCTGAGCGGGGCTCAAGCCCACGGGCCCGTGGCTGGGACTGGAAGAGCTCCCACCTTGCTGGAGTGATGCCCAGGGGCAAGCAGGcagctggggagccctgggatgTGGCCCTGAGAGGCTGGGTCCAAGCCTGGAGATGGACAACAGGTCTTGGTTCATGGGGGGCCACCAGTGGTGCCGAAAAATGAACACAAGGTGGGCAGCTcttccatagaatcatagaacggtttgggttgaagggaccttcaagctcatccagtgccccccgtgccatgagcagggacatcttcaccagctcaggttgttcagagccccgtccagcctggcctgggatgtctccagggatggggcatccaccacctctctgggcaacctgggacagtgtttcaccaccctcagtgtaaaaaatttcttcctcatgtctggcctgaatatcccctcctttagcttaaaaccatcaccccttgtcctactgcaacaggccctgctaaaaagtctgtccccatcaaGTTGGTCATGCCCCAAAAGATGCCATGTAAGCATCTCTCCTCCCGTGTCTCTCCTCCACCAGGTCCCTCCCTTACTGGTGGAGCCGCGCACAGTCGCTCCTGTACTGCAGCGAGGCCACTGTGCCTGGGACCTTCCTGGAAGAAAGCCACAGCTGCACGTGTCCCTCCGACCAGCCCTCCTGCCAGGGCTCCATCCCGTGTGCCTTGGGCGAGGGACCGGCCTGCGCCAGCTGTGCCGAGGACAACAGCACCCGCTGCGGGACCTGCAACCACGGCTACGTCCTCACCCAGGGCTTCTGCCGGCCTGAGGTGGCCGACTCGCTGGAGCACTACCTGGGGTTGGAGACGGACCTGCAGGACCTGGAGCTCAAGTACCTCCTGCAGAAACGGGACAGCCGCATCGAGGTGCACTCCATCTTCATCAGCAACGACATGCGCCTGGGGAGCTGGTTCGACCCTTCCTGGAGGAAACGCATGCTCTTGACCTTGAAGAGCAACAAGTACAAGCCTGGGCTGGTTCACGTGATGTTGGCCCTCTCCCTGCAGATCTGCCTCACCAAGAACAGCACGCTGGAGCCCGTCATGGCCATCTACGTCAACCCCTTCGGGGGAAGCCACTCAGAGAGTTGGTTCATGCCTGTCAACGAGGGCAGCTTCCCAGACTGGGAAAGGACTAATGTAGATGCCTCTGCCCAGTGCCAAAACTGGACGCTCACCTTGGGCAACAAG encodes:
- the BRINP2 gene encoding BMP/retinoic acid-inducible neural-specific protein 2; translation: MGRQDLPRTDGPSPMLLWPLALLALSTCCRWGLASGAGGTVAQQHAAPATPSSSSSSSSSSGRAPLDWLLTDRGPFYRAQEYVDFVERYRQGFTTRYRIYREFARWKVNNLALERKDFFSLPLPLAPEFIRNIRLLGRRPSPQQITDSLIKKYGTHFLLAATLGGEESLTIFVDKRKLSRRAEPAGGAGNSSGVSLETLHQLAASYFIDRESTLRRLHHIQIATAAIKVTETRTGPLGCSNYDNLDSVSSVLVQSPENKVQLQGLQTVLPFYLRERFVAAALSYIACGSAGELVCRRSDCRCRCQPAFPRCNCPEPDVQALENSLAQLWRAWESHHNQFEESEEFQALVKRLPGDRFLNRTAISHFWAMDLDIQHRYQQLGTSLKLLSRKTHRLIRRLFNLSKRCHRQPRFKLPKERSLPYWWSRAQSLLYCSEATVPGTFLEESHSCTCPSDQPSCQGSIPCALGEGPACASCAEDNSTRCGTCNHGYVLTQGFCRPEVADSLEHYLGLETDLQDLELKYLLQKRDSRIEVHSIFISNDMRLGSWFDPSWRKRMLLTLKSNKYKPGLVHVMLALSLQICLTKNSTLEPVMAIYVNPFGGSHSESWFMPVNEGSFPDWERTNVDASAQCQNWTLTLGNKYKTFFETVHVYLRSRIKSLDDSSNETIYYEPLEMSDPSKNLGYMKINSLQVFGYSLPFEPDAIRDLILQLDYPYTQGSQDSAMLQLLEIRDRVNRLSPPGKTRLDLFTCLLRHRLKLANNEVARIQSSLRAFNAKLPNAVEQETGKLCS